In one window of Pseudodesulfovibrio sediminis DNA:
- a CDS encoding DUF2318 domain-containing protein codes for MKIIKYIGVMAMLVALAWAADSRAFFGFDKYESVSADQGMVTIPVADMSDGEAHYYKYETAGRVVKFFLLKSSDGVIRAAFDACDVCYLEKKGYSQDGDFMVCNNCGQRFHSSRINEVQGGCNPSPLSRIDDGSVVSIMESSIIAGSKYF; via the coding sequence ATGAAAATAATTAAGTATATTGGAGTAATGGCAATGTTGGTCGCATTGGCCTGGGCGGCTGACAGTCGAGCATTCTTTGGTTTTGACAAATATGAGAGCGTTTCCGCAGACCAGGGCATGGTTACCATCCCGGTCGCTGACATGTCGGATGGAGAAGCGCATTATTACAAGTATGAAACTGCCGGGCGCGTAGTGAAGTTTTTCCTGCTCAAGAGTTCTGACGGGGTCATCCGTGCGGCTTTTGATGCCTGTGACGTGTGCTATCTTGAAAAGAAAGGCTACTCACAGGACGGTGATTTCATGGTCTGCAACAACTGCGGCCAGCGTTTCCATTCATCGCGCATCAACGAAGTGCAGGGCGGGTGCAATCCTTCTCCCCTGAGTCGTATTGACGATGGCTCGGTCGTCAGTATCATG